The nucleotide window CAACCCAGATTTAACACCATCTTTACTGTCCACCATCTTCTTCACCGCAAAGACGAAGTTCTCATCGAGACCTTCTTCCTTCGCTACTTTCCTTATGACGGCCCTGATGTAGTGGGTTGTAGCTCCAAGGAGTGAGGGGAATAACACGCCCCTACTCAACTTGTTAAACAAGAACATTGCGAGCTCATAATTATACTCGGAAGCTATTGAGAAGAAGTGCCTGAACTCCTCTGCCGGAACCTCGTCTATGCTCCTGGGGAATACTAACCAAACTCCCTCAGTCTCAAACTCCCTCTTGTATGGACTGTAGAACGAGACCCTAGCGAACTTCCACCACTCCTCGAACATAGTTACGTTGAACTCGATTTCACCTCTTAATATTCCGGCATCCCTAAGCCTTTCCAGTCTTTCAACGTGCCTCTCAACGTCCTTACCCTTTACCGCGTATCCGAGGTACTCATGCGTAACCTTTAATCTTCCAAAATACACCTTTATTGGCCCAAAGCTCTTCTCATCTTGAACCTTGAGAACCTCAACGTTCTCACTCTTGTGGACGTTCGTTTCGACGTCTTCGTTCATTGGAATCTCCTGGGCGAAAACGAAGTGAAACTTATCAACGTTAATCTTGTCGATGACCATAAACAGCCTTCCCCTCGAGGGATAAACCATCCCAGGGAGCAGGCTCCTGTAGAACTCTACCTCGTCAACTTCCTCTATGATGAATCCCCTAGCTTTGAGGTAATTAACGAATCTAAGAAGCTCTCCTCCACTCTTTCTCACTAAACTTGACCTTATCCATCCCTCATCCTTCACGAGGAAGAAGCTCTCATCGCTCGTGGATCTAATCGAAGAGTATATTGCAGGCTTCTTAATTCTAATTTCCACCTTGTTCGTCAAGGGATTCAGATACTCCTCAACGATACCTTCCTCTTTCAGAGGTCTTAGCGCTATCCTCCAATGCTCGGGTATCTCATTAACATCAACCACACCGAGTTCAGAGAGCAGATAATGGAGATGTTTCTTGGCTATCCTCTCGTTATCGAGGTTGACGGGTATTCCCTCTACTAAACCTTTCTCTATTCCCTCAACTAGCTCTTCAAAGTGTTCCTTGTAGTAATAATCAAGTCCGTTCCTTCGGAGGACTATGCCGTTTATGGCAACCCTATTCGGGTCTCTGCCAGCCCTTCCAAACCTCTGAATTAGGGAGAATAAACCATCGGATGGTATCCCGTAGTTTATAACGGCATCTAGGTCACCAACATCGATACCTAGCTCGAGGGCATTCGTTGTTAGCAGTGCCTTCAGTTTTCCTTCCCTGAAATCACTTTCAATCCTCCACCTTTCGAGCTTCGTCAGCGTGCCCTTGTAAGTGGTTATCAAGTTAAACACCTTTGAGCCCAGGAACATCCTCATTATTCTCTCAGTCCCCTTTCTAGAATCGAAGAAAACAAGAGTTTTTACGTCGTTCTCTACTAATCTTTCAACGATTTGCCTTATGAGCTGTTCTCCGCTGAATCTCGTGGGTTCGAACATTATTATGTACCTCTTGGGACTCGGGTTTCCGGCTTCGGTAACCTCTTCAAACTCGAAGCCAAAGAATTTCTCCGCGAAGTCCTTTGGATTCTTAAGCGTGGCCGAGAGAGCTAGTATTCTAGGGTTAACTTTCAATCGTCTAAGCCTGAGAAATAACCTCCTGAAAACATAGGCAACGTTGCTTCCGAAGACTCCCCTGTAAATGTGAAGCTCGTCCACGACGAGTAGCTTTAGATTCTTAAAGAGCCATTTGTAATCCAACCATCTCGGGAGGAGATTGTAGTGCAACATATCTGGGGTCGTGAATATTACATTTGGCTTTTCTCTTCTAATTCTCCTTCTCTCGCTCAACTCAACGTCCCCAGTCAGTATTGAGTTTCCGACTTTTCTCCCTGTAATTTTCGAGAAGATTTCGTTCTCCCTTTCAAACTTCTCAAGTTGATTGTTTATCAGGGCCCTTGTCGGGTATATCAACAGGAAGGTTGATGAAGAGTCCTCAAGGAACTCATCAAATATGAAGAGCCTGAAGATCTCGCTCTTTCCACTCGCCGTGGGCGTTGAAACGACAACGTTCTTGCCGGAATACAATAGCTTTAGGGCCTCAACTTGATGGGAGTACAGCTTAAATCCGAGCTCCTCAACGAGTTTATTAACTTCTTCATGTCTAAATTTAAAGCTTCCATAACTTCCTTTGCGGGGAGGAATTTCGTGTAGATTGACTATTTCGCTTTCTAATCCCTTGAATACATCAATCATGGAGGGAGCCCCTTTAGAAACTTTTGTATGCCCTTAGGTAGCTCAACGTCTTCCCCTTTCTCCAGTTTATGGAGTTCCTTCCTATAAGCTTCGAGGGGAGCGCTTTTAACCCCCAAGAATTCCGCGAACGTTTGAGGTGTTTTATCGAGCTCTTGGAAGAAATTCTCGTAGTTTTTGTCCCTAACCACGTGGTGGTCTATAACTAGTTTAGCATTCGTCTCAGCTATTATCCTGTTGATGTTCTTGATTCCTACCTCCCTAACGTTCCCTACCCTATAAGACAGGTAAGTCGGAGGGCCTCCGGCTATTAGGATGTCAGGGTTCTTCTCTATTATCCAATCAATAGCCCTATCGTTTATTAACTGACTATCGCTCGCGTGAACAATTCTTGTCTTTCCATCGTCAACTAGCGTCATTACAACGTAGCCGAGCTTTGAGCCTTCCCTCCCATGGGGCACGGGAGGCGAAAACTCAATTATGAATTCTCCAAAATCGAAAGTTTTAGAGTCAGCAGACGATATTTCCCTTGCTATTTCCCTAGCGTTTTTGAGGAATTCCTGGGCCCTCTTTCTCTGGCTATGGTTTATGTTTTCCTGGGGATGCTTAATCAGTAGAATTTTACCCGTATAAATTTCCTTAGCCTTTTCAATCGATGAACTCTCATAGAGGCCTTCAAAGAAAGGTGTATGATGATCGTAGTGGTAATGAGAGATGGTTACTATCTGAGCTTTTTTAGCGTATTCCTGAATTTTCTCCCTAGCTACTGCAAGGGCCTTCATTTCGGCCTGAGCCGGGGGTAAGGAGTATCTCTTAGGACCCAACGCTACCCCAGGATCGATGAGTATTCCAACTTTCCCAATCCTCAAAAAGAGTGCCAAGCTCCTAACGCCGAGACTCTCAGATGCTAGTGGAATTATCTTCATCTTAATCCCCTAAAGAAGAAATTCTGGTGGTCCCGCGGCCCGGATTTGAACCGGGGACCTGCGGATCTACAGTCCGCCGCCACTACCAGGCTAGGCTACCGCGGGACCCTACTGTAATCCCCAATTCCATCTCATTGAGGGTAGGTTTATAAAGTTTTCGCGAGGAGTTTTAAAAGGAATTGGGGGTAGGTTAACTATTGTATGGAGTGTCCGTTCTGTCATCCAAAGCCAGAGAACGTTGTGTACGAAGATAAGTTTATTAGAATACTCCTAGATAATTACCCAGCTAATCCTGGGCACCTGTTAGTAGTACCTAAAAGACATGTAA belongs to Pyrococcus abyssi GE5 and includes:
- a CDS encoding DEAD/DEAH box helicase — translated: MIDVFKGLESEIVNLHEIPPRKGSYGSFKFRHEEVNKLVEELGFKLYSHQVEALKLLYSGKNVVVSTPTASGKSEIFRLFIFDEFLEDSSSTFLLIYPTRALINNQLEKFERENEIFSKITGRKVGNSILTGDVELSERRRIRREKPNVIFTTPDMLHYNLLPRWLDYKWLFKNLKLLVVDELHIYRGVFGSNVAYVFRRLFLRLRRLKVNPRILALSATLKNPKDFAEKFFGFEFEEVTEAGNPSPKRYIIMFEPTRFSGEQLIRQIVERLVENDVKTLVFFDSRKGTERIMRMFLGSKVFNLITTYKGTLTKLERWRIESDFREGKLKALLTTNALELGIDVGDLDAVINYGIPSDGLFSLIQRFGRAGRDPNRVAINGIVLRRNGLDYYYKEHFEELVEGIEKGLVEGIPVNLDNERIAKKHLHYLLSELGVVDVNEIPEHWRIALRPLKEEGIVEEYLNPLTNKVEIRIKKPAIYSSIRSTSDESFFLVKDEGWIRSSLVRKSGGELLRFVNYLKARGFIIEEVDEVEFYRSLLPGMVYPSRGRLFMVIDKINVDKFHFVFAQEIPMNEDVETNVHKSENVEVLKVQDEKSFGPIKVYFGRLKVTHEYLGYAVKGKDVERHVERLERLRDAGILRGEIEFNVTMFEEWWKFARVSFYSPYKREFETEGVWLVFPRSIDEVPAEEFRHFFSIASEYNYELAMFLFNKLSRGVLFPSLLGATTHYIRAVIRKVAKEEGLDENFVFAVKKMVDSKDGVKSGLHAIEHNLIKIAPVVTHVDSRELGGYSYDDFNGLPTIFIYDGNEGGSGIARLIYENIEKLIVRSREHIAKCPCKDGCPACVYSPKCGTFNEFLDKWMAIKIWDKVLNQKV
- a CDS encoding MBL fold metallo-hydrolase translates to MKIIPLASESLGVRSLALFLRIGKVGILIDPGVALGPKRYSLPPAQAEMKALAVAREKIQEYAKKAQIVTISHYHYDHHTPFFEGLYESSSIEKAKEIYTGKILLIKHPQENINHSQRKRAQEFLKNAREIAREISSADSKTFDFGEFIIEFSPPVPHGREGSKLGYVVMTLVDDGKTRIVHASDSQLINDRAIDWIIEKNPDILIAGGPPTYLSYRVGNVREVGIKNINRIIAETNAKLVIDHHVVRDKNYENFFQELDKTPQTFAEFLGVKSAPLEAYRKELHKLEKGEDVELPKGIQKFLKGLPP